The Drechmeria coniospora strain ARSEF 6962 chromosome 02, whole genome shotgun sequence genome has a segment encoding these proteins:
- a CDS encoding CDK-activating kinase assembly factor MAT1, which translates to MSRPGGSMRSNDVPPSLDQDETCPVCKTTRYFNKDMEFRINTECYHRMCKTCVERIFKDGPNQCPYAGCHRTLRLRGFKTAFFADLRVEREVDVRRRVAQVFNKGEDDFESLEAYNDYLYMVECLTDDLVNGPDEAKKKAEGQLAEWETLHKAEIERNRKLARESDDARQKRLAAEKDAARHRRMLDIQAQADEKASHARLREEVLNTLASAEVGHATEAVDKVLLKKRGQQKRDAVSHSTLSTTGLSIRGLRDKTRASDANKLYDPFGGLYLAPERVEVSSHELLLAYHSEWIDAVRSKDDYLVGGYGADEYISRVLFDTFSGLGVFVANEEENGSVAGAPQSVSVVPTVSLNGHG; encoded by the coding sequence ATGTCGCGGCCCGGCGGCTCGATGCGGTCAAACGACGTCCCCCCTTCGCTGGACCAGGACGAGACGTGTCCCGTCTGCAAGACGACTCGCTACTTCAACAAGGACATGGAGTTCCGCATCAACACCGAGTGCTACCATCGGATGTGCAAGACGTGCGTCGAGCGCATCTTCAAGGACGGGCCCAACCAGTGCCCCTACGCCGGCTGCCACAGGACGCTGCGTCTTCGCGGCTTCAAGACggccttcttcgccgaccTGCGGGTCGAGAGGGAGGTGGACGTCCGTCGCCGCGTCGCTCAGGTCTTCAAcaagggcgaggatgacTTCGAGTCGCTCGAGGCCTACAACGATTACCTCTACATGGTGGAGTGCCTgaccgacgacctcgtcaacggccccgacgaggccaagaagaaggccGAGGGGCAGCTCGCCGAGTGGGAGACGCTCCACAAGGCCGAGATCGAGCGCAACCGCAAGCTCGCGCGCGagtccgacgacgcccgccaGAAGCGCCTGGCCGCCGAGAAGGACGCCGCCCGCCACCGGCGCATGCTCGACATCCAAGcccaggccgacgagaaggcgAGCCACGCGCGCCTCCGCGAGGAGGTGCTCAACACCCTCGCGAgcgccgaggtcggccacgccaccgaggccgtcgacaaggTCCTGCTCAAGAAGCGCGGCCAGCAGAAGCGGGACGCCGTCTCGCACTCGACCCTGTCCACCACCGGCCTGTCCATACGCGGTCTTCGCGACAAGACGCGGGCGAGCGATGCCAACAAGCTCTACGACCCCTTCGGCGGTCTCTACCTGGCCCCCGAGCGCGTCGAAGTCTCCTCCCacgagctgctgctggcctACCACAGCGAATGgatcgacgccgtccgcTCCAAGGACGACtatctcgtcggcggctacggtgccgacgagtaCATCTCGCGCGTCCTCTTCGATACCTTCTCCGGCCTgggcgtcttcgtcgccaaTGAGGAGGAGAACGGAAGCGTCGCTGGGGCGCCGCAATCAGTGTCGGTCGTGCCGACGGTCAGTCTGAATGGCCACGGATGA
- a CDS encoding protein-ER retention receptor, whose amino-acid sequence MAHAWNIFRIVGDLSHALSKCILIFSIHRNRSAEGVSFITQGLYALVFCTRYLDIFVEKSLWNLLFKISYICSSLYTLGIMQWLYSRSRERELSWKMGAGVLGGSLLLSPFSMLIFEKKSHWSFKVWMWVFSEILESVCVLPQLLLLRQTTVPTVIDSFYLVALGSYRALYCLNWIWRALDPTDRSPKAVSVIFGIVQTALYVDFAWVYYTRQRVKLRGGGLVDADDIRRGWLLRRLFGKRFEHVDEDEENSPALGSPGHDGRRNSRPGWGVRGISVSADDGVLEPQRHRHPAEDIDEEGEADAKMHDPDELARALVDDSDSDADPPTSSSQNKTNGKRNSLLADKRNGWQD is encoded by the exons ATGGCACACGCCTGGAAC ATCttccgcatcgtcggcgacctGTCCCACGCCCTCTCCAAGTGCATCCTCATCTTCTCCATCCACCGCAACcgctcggccgagggcgtctCCTTCATCACCCAGGGCCTCTACGCCCTCGTCTTCTGCACCCGCTACCTCGACATCTTTGTCGAGAAATCCCTGTGGAACCTGCTCTTCAAGATCTCCTACATATGCTCCTCGCTCTACACGCTCGGCATCATGCAGTGGCTGTACTCCCGCTCGCGGGAGCGCGAGCTGTCGTGGAAGAtgggcgccggcgtcctGGGGGGCTCCCTCCTGCTGTCGCCCTTTTCCATGCTCATCTTCGAGAAGAAGTCGCACTGGAGCTTCAAGGTG TGGATGTGGGTCTTTTCCGAGATCCTCGAGTCGGTCTGCGTCCTGCCgcagctgctgctcctgcggcagacgacggtgccgacggtcATAGACTCCTtctacctcgtcgccctcggctccTACCGCGCCCTCTACTGCCTCAACTGGATCTGGCGCGCGCTCGACCCCACCGACCGGTCGCCCAAGGCCGTGTCCGTCATCTTCGGCATCGTCCAGACGGCCCTCTACGTCGACTTTGCCTGGGTGTACTACACCCGCCAGCGGGTCAAgctccgcggcggcggcctcgtcgacgccgacgacatccGTCGCGGGTGGCTCCTGCGCCGCCTCTTCGGCAAGAGGttcgagcacgtcgacgaggacgaggagaacTCGCCGGCGCTCGGCAGCCCGGGCCACGACGGTCGACGCAACTCGCGTCCCGGCTGGGGCGTCCGCGGCATCTCGGtcagcgccgacgacggcgtcctcgagccGCAGAGGCATCGCCACCCGGCCGAGGACATTGatgaggagggcgaggccgatgccaaGATGCACGACCCGGACGAGCTGGCGAgggcgctcgtcgacgactccgactcggacgccgaCCCCcctacgtcgtcgtcgcagaaCAAGACGAACGGCAAGAGAAATTCCTTGCTAGCCGACAAGCGGAACGGATGGCAGGATTGA
- a CDS encoding adenylate kinase: protein MQLRRAARVILVGAPGVGKGTQSERLLRRFPQLKSISTGDLLRSNVKRRTPLGRWSDRRKSSRRASLTGRLPPAGIMAESTIKTGGLVADDLMLRLISSELRTRGWLGRDAPAVMTLSSEATATEMGAHDDERQPMDGYVGAPWSLPPTRESASAAPRASDDPAASFILDGYPRSASQATTLDAIVPINLAVSIKTPFSVILERIAGRWVHEPSGRVYNTTFRAPRVAGRDDVTGEPLTQRPDDTEDVYRARFRRFEETSEPLLEHYAKKGVLLEVEGLSSDEISPKLYGEFEKRFVG, encoded by the coding sequence ATGCAGCTTCGCAGGGCCGCGAGggtcatcctcgtcggcgcgccGGGCGTCGGCAAGGGAACGCAGAGCGAGCGCCTCCTGCGGCGTTTCCCCCAACTGAAGTCCATCAGCACCGGCGACCTGCTGCGCAGCAACGTCAAGAGGCGGACGCCTCTAGGTAGGTGGTCGGATCGTCGGAAGTCCTCGCGGCGGGCGTCGCTGACGGGTCGTCTCCCTCCCGCAGGCATCATGGCCGAAAGCACCATCAAGACGggaggcctcgtcgccgacgacctcatGCTCCGTCTCATCTCGAGCGAGCTCCGCACGCGCGGCtggctcggccgcgacgcccCCGCCGTCATGACCCTCTCctcggaggcgacggccaccGAGATGGGCGCGCACGATGACGAGCGGCAGCCCATGGACGGCTACGTCGGCGCGCCGTGGTCGCTCCCTCCGACGCGCGAGTCTGCCTCGGCGGCCCCGCGCGCCTCGGACGACCCGGCTGCCTccttcatcctcgacggctacCCCCGCAGCGCCtcgcaggcgacgacgctcgacgccatcgtgcCCATCAACCTCGCCGTCTCCATCAAGACGCCCTTttccgtcatcctcgagcgCATCGCCGGCCGCTGGGTCCACGAGCCCTCGGGCCGCGTCTACAACACCACGTTTCGCGCGCCtcgcgtcgccggccgcgacgacgtTACCGGGGAGCCGCTGACCCAACGGCCCGACGACACCGAGGACGTCTACCGCGCCCGCTTCCGCCGCTTCGAGGAGACGAGCGAGCCGCTGCTCGAGCACTACGCCAAGAAgggcgtcctcctcgaggtcgaaggCTTGAGCAGCGACGAGATCAGCCCGAAGCTGTACGGCGAATTCGAGAAGCGCTTCGTCGGCTGA
- a CDS encoding nuclear movement protein nudC — protein sequence MADANEPSAAEVAATRAKEAEEQAALPYKWVQTISELDVTFTVPGNMKSRDLVVDIQKQSLSAGIKGQEPVIKGDLPHAIIVGDSTWTLTTNADGTKTVEIHLDKANKMEWWAHVVTSAPTIDVTKIQPDSSKLSDLDGQTRGMVEKMMFDQRQKEAGLPTSDEQQRLDILKKFQSQHPEMDFSKAKIN from the exons atggccgatGCCAACG AACCgtccgcggccgaggtcgccgccacccgcgccaaggaggccgaggagcaggccgccCTTCCTTACAAGTGGGTGCAGACGATcagcgagctcgacgtcacCTTCACGGTGCCGGGAAACATGAAGTCGCgcgatctcgtcgtcgacattcAGAAGCAGTCTCTGTCTGCCGGCATCAAGGGTCAAGAGCCCGTCATCAAG GGTGACTTGCCCcacgccatcatcgtcggcgactcGACCTGGACGCTCACCaccaacgccgacggcacaAAGACGGTCGAGATCCACCTCGACAAGGCGAACAAGATGGAGTGGTGGGCGCACGTCGTGACTTCGGCACCGACCATAGACGTCACCAAGATCCAGCCCGACTCGTCCAAGCTCTCGGACCTTGACGGCCAGACGCGCGGCATGGTGGAGAAGATGATGTTCGACCAGCGCCAGAAGGAGGCGGGCCTGCCGACGTCGGACGAGCAGCAAAGGCTCGACATTCTCAAGAAGTTCCAGTCGCAGCATCCTGAGATGGACTTTAGCAAGGCCAAGATCAACTAA
- a CDS encoding hypothetical protein (related to YAP1802-Yeast Adaptor Protein, member of AP180 protein family), translating into MSSSFEKSVKGATKIKNAPPKTKYIEHILVATHSGDAGVGEVFRALQHRLRDTTWTVVMKSLITIHLMIREGSPDVTLSFLSKHRSMLQLSQLSDAQTQGRNIRHYAVYLAERARAYRETKTDWVRVSETRLEKVTVAKGLLRETEAVQHQLTALVKCDVLESEPANDITIAVFRLLVLDLLSLFQVLNQGLINILGHFFEMSKPDAEKAMDIYRTFTRQTDDVVRYLGCARLHEHHTRVEVPKLKHAPVNLGRQLQDYLKDPDFEIHRRQYMAEQEAKKQGFKGASSMSAKATGLEFPTPSTQSSDRPLPVPDEGGAGAKPQVNKGPDPDLIDFFDSIEQNQTPMQVNPQQTVHGNVAPQQQATGLAFPQNGLSVQANGFVSNDALQQQAFLQQQQMQQQQQQQQQMQLQQQMQQQQQMQIQQPQQLQPNLTGAGFGGFTPQPRPTFQPGTLGAIPQSTVPAFQNQGFQGQATLQTGQAVVQPMQTGQAAAIQPMQTGQTAAMQPMQTGTTNPFRQSMLLTQQTGPSNFSFSSAGAAPALQRQSTNPFARLSPQNSTSPFQPQMPAAPLQATLTGTNPFARNGPPPAGQQFPQQGIAPQPTGTTNPFRNGAFVNHNTGLGWQHNQTTIGGGIDQLATVPVFPRPAQQTPWQQ; encoded by the exons AATGCGCCCCCCAAGACCAAATACATCGAgcacatcctcgtcgccacccactcgggcgacgcgggcgtcggcgaggtcttCCGTGCCCTGCAGCACCGTCTGCGCGACACGACGTGGACCGTCGTCATGAAGAGCCTCATCACCATCCACCTCATGATCCGCGAAGGCTCCCCCGACGTGACGCTCTCCTTCCTGTCCAAGCATCGCAGCATGCTGCAGCTTAGTCAGCTGTCGGATG CACAAACGCAAGGCAGAAACATTCGCCACTACGCCGTctacctcgccgagcgcgcGCGCGCGTACCGCGAAACCAAGACCGACTGGGTGCGCGTTTCGGAGACGAGGCTCGAAAAGGTCACCGTCGCCAAGGGACTGCTTCGAGAGACGGAGGCGGTCCAGCACCAGCTGACGGCGCTGGTCAAATGCGAT GTTCTCGAGTCGGAGCCGGCCAACGACATCACGATTGCCGTCTTTCGCCTCCTCGTCTTGGATCTTCTCTCCTTGTTCCAGGTGCTGAACCAGGGACTCATCAACATTCTGG GTCACTTTTTTGAAATGTCCAAACCGGATGCGGAGAAGGCTATGGACATCTACCGCACCTTTACGAGACAGACGGATGACGTCGTCCGCTACCTCGGCTGCGCGCGTCTGCACGAGCATCACACGAGGGTCGAGGTGCCCAAGCTGAAGCACGCACCCGTcaacctcggccgccagctgCAAGACTATCTCAAAGACCCCGACTTTGAGATTCACCGACGACAATACATGGCCGAGCAGGAGGCCAAGAAGCAGGGATTCAAAGGCGCATCCTCCATGTCGGCCAAGGCCACCGGGCTCGAGTTtcccacgccgtcgacgcaatCCTCCGACCGTCCGCTCCCCGTCCCAGACGAAGGCGGCGCCGGGGCGAAGCCGCAGGTAAACAAGGGTCCGGATCCAGACTTGATTGACTTTTTCGACTCCATCGAGCAGAACCAGACGCCGATGCAAGTCAACCCCCAGCAGACGGTACACGGCAACGTGGCCCCTCAACAGCAGGCAACCGGATTGGCGTTTCCGCAGAATGGACTGTCGGTCCAGGCGAATGGCTTCGTTTCGAACGATGCGCTACAGCAGCAGGCATTTCTGCAGCAGCAAcagatgcagcagcagcagcagcagcagcagcagatgcAACTGCAACAACAaatgcagcagcagcagcaaatGCAGATTCAGCAACCCCAGCAACTGCAGCCGAACTTGACGGGTGCCGGTTTTGGCGGCTTCACACCCCAACCTCGGCCGACTTTCCAACCTGGTACCCTCGGTGCCATACCGCAGAGTACCGTGCCGGCATTCCAAAACCAGGGGTTCCAAGGCCAAGCGACGCTGCAGACGGGCCAGGCGGTGGTCCAGCCGATGCAGACGGGCCAGGCGGCAGCAATCCAGCCGATGCAGACGGGCCAAACGGCAGCGATGCAGCCGATGCAGACGGGGACGACGAATCCCTTCCGGCAGTCCATGCTGCTCACCCAGCAGACCGGCCCGTCAaacttctccttctcctcggccggtgCCGCGCCGGCCCTCCAGCGGCAGTCGACCAACCCGTTTGCCCGCCTCTCACCCCAGAACTCGACTTCCCCTTTCCAGCCGCAGATGCCGGCCGCCCCTCTCCAGGCGACGCTCACGGGGACGAATCCTTTCGCGCGGAACGGTCCTCCGCCGGCAGGCCAGCAGTTTCCTCAGCAGGGCATCGCGCCGCAGCCCACGGGCACGACGAACCCCTTCCGCAACGGCGCCTTTGTCAACCACAACACCGGCCTCGGATGGCAGCATAACCAGACGACCATCGGTGGCGGCATCGACCAGCTGGCGACGGTGCCCGTCTTTCCCCGGCCGGCCCAGCAGACGCCGTGGCAGCAATGA